Genomic segment of Oncorhynchus tshawytscha isolate Ot180627B linkage group LG13, Otsh_v2.0, whole genome shotgun sequence:
AAACAGATTTGAAAACAGCTAAAAGAATAAAAACAAATCAATTAAGTATTTGAACTTGTGCAGACTTGAATACAGGAGATTCCACAAGTGTCTTCTTCAGCATGAGCTCTTCTTTCTACTCCGAACATCATTTTGAACGATCACaataaaaaaagtgtttttaatTCCAAGCAAATCCTTCTCTACTCTATGCAATCTTCCTTTGAGGAAGTCTTTATCCATTTGCTTCAGTTTGTGTTCAGTAGTGAAACGGGAGACCCTCCAGTGGGCTATACCAGTGATCCAGCCTGGCTCTGAGCGGGCACCATGACGGGCACAGCCCCCATACAGGCCAGGGTGGTGGAGCTGATGGGCGAGGTGAGAGGGCGTGGTACCTGGGGCTGGGCCCCCTCAGTCTTGTCGGGGTCTGTGACCATGTGGCCAGGTGGGGAATGAGGTGGGGCACCGTTAGAACTGGAGGATCTGCTGTGTCCATAGTGAGGCATGCTACTGATGCTGGGGGGTCGGCTGTGGTTGGAACTGGGGGGTTGGCTGTGCCTGTGTGGAGAGCTGCCACTGATGTGGTTCAAGCTTGGTGGTCTGCTGTGCCCATGTGGAGAGAGGGCGCCGATATTGTTAGAACTTGGGGGTCGACTGTGCCCCTGGGGGGAGGGGGCACCAATGTTGTTAGAACTATGGGGTCTGCTGTACCCATGTGGAGAGGTGACACCAACATGGTTAAAACTGGGTGGTTGACTGAACCCATGGGGAGGAGTGTCAACAATGATACTAGTGCTGAGGAGCCGGGTGTTGCCAGGGGGTGGAGTCCCACTGATGTGGTTAGAACTGGGGGGTCGACTGTACCCTTGTGGATAGGTGACATCAATGTTGTTAGCAACACAGAGGGGTCTGGTGTGCCTGGGTGGAAGTGTGCCACTGATGTACCCTGGGAGGCCCTGCAGGGGGTTGAGCTCTCCAGGCCGAAGGCGGTAGGCGTTGAGCACAGAGCCTGTGTCAGAGGCCGGTGCAGTGGGGTGGGGGAAGTTTTTGAGCTGCTGGGGGTCTCCCGGATGGGGGCTAGTGGCTATGGATGACAGCGTGCCATTTTTGGAGATGATGTCTGAGCCTGTGCCACTCTTTGCCCAGGAAACACGCTTGGGGGCCTGTGCATCCTCCCTGTGATGGATAGACAGACAGCTAATGAGAACACCAACCAAGATCATATCATGCTACACACATCCTCCAACCATGAACCTGCAGAAATTGAATTAGAACAACTGCATTGTCCACGGTAAAGTCCTAGTAGTTGTACATCCCGTGGTGTTTAACAACTGCACCTGATTTTctgataacacacacaaaaaaaatctcaCTTGATATCATTGGCTATCTCCTCTTCATGGTCTCTCCTCCTCAGCATGAAGATGAGGAAGAGTATGATGGCTACCAGTCCCACGATGGACcccagagtagcagcagcaatcgCTCCAGAATTAGAGGCTGTGGAAGAGGACACACAGAGGCTTCAAACAGGAAACATTAGCAGTCTGTATGTACTAAtatgagaatgtgtgtgttaCTTTCCTACACGTACAGGTGAAGACCTCCAGGTTGATAGAGCAAGTGTCAGAACCGGCAGTGTTGCTAGCTCGGCACACATATTTCCCTGACATGCTCTTAGTGAGGTTACTCAACCTGAGGGTACCTTGCCTCTCATCtgaaagagaaagacagtgtTACACTCTTGCCTCTACAGTACATGAATATGTTGATGATGTACAGTGCACAAAACGTTATACACCTTTCAAACACACTCTCAATCTACAGTAATGTAGACAGTTACACTAGGTAACAagggtagctacagtatgtatacaaATATAattagaccacacacacacactctaccaagTGCAATACTCTCTTGGTTCCGAAGCTATAAGTATTGAGGGGTATCCTGGTCCGAGGGAGtcacatcccactgggcaaagacgtcaattcaatgtctattccacattggatCAACATAATTTCACTGAAAtaacatggaaacaatgttgagtCAACTtgtatgtgcccagtgggatgggcTGTTCTTTATACCAGTATAGATCCTCTTTGATGATATCTCTTTTCTGTCCCGGGGATAAATAATGTGGTTATATGGAGAGACTTCACTAGCAAATGGTTAAACACCAGACAAAGAATCTCCACAATGATGAATCAGAACCTGTGGCTTTTTACAACTGGACTCAGTTTACATAATCCTAGTTGCTGTGGTCCACTTGTCATAGCTGGCATGGGGATGCTCTATTGTAAATATGTAACACTGGGGATACTAGAGAATAATAAACATATGTGGGGCAGGTCTTATCAAGCAAATCCTCTCAAAAGCCGATTGGAAACGTCACAAGAGAATAATTTCATCTGATGcgtttccaaatcaaatcaaattgtatttgccacatgcgTCATAAAAAAACAGGtgaagactaacagtgaaatgctcacttacggGCCCTTTCCAACAACGCAGAGAGACACAACGATAACTACAGCgcattgcaaaagtattcatccccctgggcttttttcctattttgttgctttgcaacctgcaatttaaatttatttttatttggatttcatgtaaggacatacacaaaatagtccaaattggtgaagtgaaaaaaattacTAATTTCAAAATATTCGAAAACAATAAGCTACGGAAAAGTGGTGGgtgaatatgtattcaccccctaaataagatctggtgcaaccaatacCTTCAGAAGacacatatttatttatataaagtccacctgtgtgcaatctaagtgtcacatgatcttagtatacaggtggggagaacaagtatttgataacctgcaaaatcggcagtgtttcctacttacaaagcatgcagaggtctgtaatttttatcatatgtacacttcaactatgagacagaatctaaaacaacaatccagaaaatcacattgtatgatttttaagtaattaagttgtattttattgcatgacataagtatttgatcacctaccaaccaggaagaattccagctctcacagacctgttagtttttctttaagaagccctcctgttctccatttattacctgtattaactgcacctgtataaaatacacctgtccacacactcaaacagactacaacctctccacaatggccaagaccagagagctgtgtaaggacatcagggataaaattgtagacctgcacaaggctaggatgagctacaggacaataggcaagcagcttggtgagaaggcaacaactgttggtgcaattattagaaaatggaagaagttcaagatgacggtcaatcaccttcggtctggggctccatgcaagatctcacctcgtggggcatcaatgatcatgaagaaggtgagggatcatcccagaactacacggcaggacctggtcaatgacctgaagagagctgggaccacagtctaaaagaaaaccattagtaacacactacgtcttcatggattaaaatcctgcagcgcacgcaaggtccctctgctcaagccagcgcatgtccagccccgtctgaagtttgccaatgaccatctggatgatccagaggaggaatgggagaaggtcatgtggtcggatgagacaaaaatagagctttttggactAAAcaccactcgctgtgtttggaggaagaagaaggatgagtacaaccccaagaacaacatcccaaacatgaagcatggaggtggaaatatcattctttggggatgcttttctgcaaaggggacaggacgactgcaccatattgaggggaggatggatggggccatgtattgcgagatcttggccaacaacctccttccctcagtaagagcactgaagatgggtcgtggctgggtcttccagcatgacaatgacccgaaacacacagccagggcaactaaggagatgcttcttacggagccactcaaggtcctggagtggcctagccagtctccagacctgaacccaatagaaaatctttggagggaactgaaagtccgtattgcccagcgacagtcccgaaacctgaaggatctggagaaggtctgtatggaggagtgggccaaaatcactgctgcagtgtgtgcaaacctggtcaagaactacaggaaacgtatgatctctgtaattgcaaacaaaggtttctgtaccaaatattaagttctgcttttctgatgtatcaaatacttatgtcataataaaatgcaaattcatttcttaaaaatcatacaatgttattttttaaatttttgttttagattccatctctcacagttcaagtgtacctatgataaaaatgacagacctctacatgctttgtaagtaggaaaacctgcaaaatcggcagcaTATcatatacttgttctccccactgtatacgcaccggttctgaaaggccccagagtctgcaacaccactaagcaagggccaccaccaagcaagcggcaccatgaagactaaggagctctccaaacagttcagggacaaagttgtagagaagtacagatcagggttgggttataaaaaaatatcagaaactttgaacatcccacagagcaccattaattccattattaaaaaatggaaagaatatggcaccacaacaagcctgccaagagagggccatccaccaaaactcacagaccaggagggcattaatcagagaggcaacaaagagaccaaagataaccctgaaggagctgcaaagctccacagtggagattggagtatctgtccataggaccactttaagccgtacactctagagatgggctttatggaagagtgggcagaaaaaaagccattgcttaaagaaataaataagcaaacacgtttggtgttcgccaaaaggcatgtgggagactccctaaacatatggaagaaggtactctggtcagatgagactaaaatgtagctttttgtccatcaaggaacacgccatgtctggcgcaaacccaacacctctcatcaccccgagaacaccaaccccacagtgaagcatggtggtggcagcatcatgcggtggggatgtttttccatcggcagggactgggaaactggtcagaatttaagaaATTATGAATGGCTCTAAATATAGGGGAATCcgtgaggaaaacctgtttcagtcttctagagatttgagactgggacagaggttcaccttccagcaggacaatgaccctaagcatactgctaaagcaacaattGAGTGGtataaggggaaacatttaaatgtattgcaatggcctagtcaaagcccagacctcaatccaattgagaatctgtggtatgacttagactgttgtacaccagcggaacccattcaacttgaaggagctggagcagttttgccttgaatgggcaaaaatcccagtggctagatgtgccaagcttatagagacataccccaagatacttgcagctgtagttgctgcaaaaggtggctctacaaagtattgacttttggggggtgaacagttatgcacgctcaagttgtcagttttcttgtcttatttcttgtttgtttttttacaataaaaactattttgcatcttcaaagtggtaggcatgttgtgtaaatcaaatgatactaaaccccccccaaaatttttttttttttaattccaggttgtaaggcaacaaaataggaaaaatgccaatgggGGTGATTACTTTCGCAAACcactgtgcaggggtatgaggtaattgaggcagatatgtacatataggtagggttaaAATTTACTAGGCAACATGATCGATaataagcagtagcagcagaatatgtgatgagtcaaaaatagTTCGTGCAAAGGGGGGGTCATTGccatttggttaactatttagtagtcttatggcttgggggttgaagctgttcagtgtcctgttggttccagacttggtgcatcggtatcgCTTGCTgtgtagtagcagagagaacagtctatgacttgagcaGCTGGAGCCTCCACCCATATATACCAATATAAAGAATCAAGAGGGAAAACAAATGGATATATCTTCCTCATACGTCCTGATGCATATCATAAATGGTTTATCAAAGCAACCCAGTAAGTCAACCAGCGCTGCTCAAGTAGAGAAGCTAAAGTTCACAATAGGATATCAGTACCTTTACTAATGACCAGACTAGAAAATCCTATAAATAAACTATTGCATACAATGTCCTCTGTCCTAAATTGTCATTGTGACAAACAGCTGTTTGTCCCTGTCCCAAAGTCTAGGAGTGAACTGCTGGCTGGGATTCTTGTTTGATAAACTCAGCATGCACCATCTGCTGTtctctctgggagggtggggGAAAATCATTACGCACGCAAAGCACACAGACTACACAACGGTGCTACTACTAACTtcaaactgccttcattttgctggaccccaggaagagtaactgctgccaaCCCTTACCCATAAATGCATACTTTTATTTCAGAATAAACAAAGCCTCTTGGGGAGATATAATTTGCATCAATGAGGATTCAATACAACTATACTAAGTACATGGCCTGACAGTGATTTGTGTGCCAGATGGACGTGCCTGTAGGTGTGTTCAATAGGCACCTGCCATTAGTAACTCTGACGAGAGGAACAAGACAGAATTGCTACAGATTAACGACAGATCTCATTCTTAAACTTGGCAGATTCTCAAAATTGCACTGCAATCAAGATCCAAAGACAGAGATTGGTGATATCAGATCACCTACAGGTCTATACCAAGAATGTATTGTACTGATAAAAATACACTGAAATCAAACTAGGAAATAACTACAGTAAAACTACAGTAGCAAGTGACTATCACCAACATTTCTACAGCCAAGATCTAAGAACGCAAGAACACAAACAAACTGACAGTATTTATGCCAACTTAATTGTGCACCTTCTCATGTTTCATACATATTCAGAATGTTAAGACACAATCTTAGTCTACGTACAAGACAAAAAGGAAACACTTATTCTGGATTCAATCCAAACTCAATGATCTCAGCAAATGCAGCAGAGTGCACCTTGCAATCATGGTTTGATTGAATCATTGAATGTATATCATTCGATGCAATGGACCAATGACAGCCATCGTGAGAAAGTCGAGGCTTTCACTTTATCCATGGCCTTCATATGTAGCCTACCTTTACCTTCACTACTTGACTTTATTGTTGCCTTTACAGTCATGTACCATTTATTTTATATTAGTATATTAATTACTGTGGATTTTCATACTTTTACATTGTATTATTTGAGCATGTTATGAACAGGTTAACCTACAGTTCAGTGGTTGCTATGTTATGAAGTAGTTTAATCTTCAGGCCAGATGGCTAAGGAACAAAGGGTGGTATCAGTTGATCCATACCAAAGGAAAAATATTCTATCAAGCAAGTCTAACCAGCCTGGTCAAAGACATGGAATCTCAGATCGACTGAGCTCATAAGGGCAATGCAGATGTATACAAGGCAAAGTCATTGGTGAGGATTAACACAGACATGCTTTTGGATGAATAACATTAAATTCTTCTAAAGGTTCAACACCAGCAAgattatagagagaaatagtaatggCATCTTTTCGTAGGCACAAACTCAGTTATGGCTCATTTGCCAAAGCCTATGGGGGGGATGAATGTTTTCTTTGAGGGTTTTAGGATAAACGGCGAAAATAAGGtttgtggtaaacacaggcttaggataTCTTATACGAGCTATGAGAATCTTTGTCAGCTAACAGCACATTTGTGAATGTTGTAATCAAAACTCAAACTTAAAGGCTTCATAAAAGTCATGTTAACTGGCTGATATCTCATAGATCAAAACATATAAACccgtgttaacctcagaccttattttcaccAATTATCCCAAAACCCCATTCTTTCCCAATTCATTTCCCCTATAGGAATGGCTGAACAAACCAGAGGTAACTCACTTCCGTTTtctaggactacaagctggcgagctctaATATTATATAGGCTGTGGGGCGCTACAGGCTTCCGCATCCTAGAGTGGGTTGGAGGTGTATTTGTGAAACCCTTACCCATGAACCCTAGAACAAGCAAGGGCGAGGGGCAGGCTCTCCATTCTGTGGTCATGCAGGAGAGAAGAGTAACAGAGACAGTGACGGAGAGAAGAAGGGCTGGTACAGAGAGAGCGAATAAATAGGGAAAAGAGACATCAACCCCTAGCCCTTACAAGGGAGTTGATAGTTGCAAAAGTTTGCAAGAAAAGAGTGATGAGACAGGGGTAGTAGAGAAGGAGACAATATAAACCCAGCATCTTAGATTGAAGCAAGAGACATGCTGATTGATTGAGGGAAGCTCGCCATTTTAACAAACCAAAATAGCTCacggtgtgtcagaaatattgtTGCCATTTTCACGGGGGAACGCAATACCTGGAGGTGACGTAAAAGGGATGGCTTTTGATTAATTAGTAAGTTGTAGGTGTGGCAAGGGCTTGACCACTCCATAGCTAATTTTAACATGCTCTATGGTATAAAATGTGGTGGATTCAAGGCATGCACAGACTTTGACATTGTGTTTCATTAATTCAATTCAGTGGGAGGGCATGAATGTTCATCCTAGTCCATTGTGATTGGTGGAGTATAGTTTTTTCAAAAACAACAGTGACCTAATAGGCTCTAATAGTAATAACAAATGTATCTAGTTTATTTGCTAAATATGTTAGAAATGTATGCATTATAAGTATGGAATTATCTTACACAGCACTTTCGTAAGCGGAAAAGGCCTTATATAGGCTACAGTAGGGTAAATTGCATTGCATCATGTGCGATCCATGCATGGATATGTCAATTGTTCTATAAGCATGATTACATTTGCAGTTACATTGATATACCATTACGAAAGATAATATTTTATATAAGCTTGGttttaaatcaaatgaaattaaACAAGTAGACTATTTGCTTCAATGCTTCTAGGTAGAATCGGGTCACATGGTGTCATAAATCACATCTCTTGTTCCATTGGCATATGGGCAATTTAGGCTAGACAATGTGCCACTACTGACAAAGTTATTACCATAAAACAACTGAAAGTTGCCAAATTTGGCGAAAAGAATTAGCCTACTGCTGCTGGAccaaaacaataaaaattaacactTGGGTTTGATAATACCAACCCCTTACGCTTAGTCAAAAGTAGAGCCCTTTAGAATGCCAGTAGAGCACGGGGGTGGAGGCTCAATGTCACAGAGAGCATATGCCAGGTCAAAGAGAAAAATACAGAGGATCAGAGTGTTTTCAACTCCTAGAGATTATGCAGATTTGTCTGCGTGTGTTTGGTGGTGCATTCAAACCCATAGTCCTTGATATTGTGTCAATCAGGCATTGAAACAGATAGTGTATTAGATGGGTGATCTATAGAAGAAGCGAGGAGATCAGAGAAAGAGCTATTCCAATACTTGGGTCAATCAGTGTAAGCCTCATTATTGCTCAGAAACAGCTGGTGCTTTCACAATAATTGTTTCCACTGTATTTCTACAACTCTTCACAAAATAATAGGCATATGTGCAGTATCGTATCAGAAATAAACCTCAATTTGATATTTTTCTCCCTCTGCAAGTCTGACATGAGCATGCAGTGTG
This window contains:
- the LOC112265556 gene encoding endothelial cell-selective adhesion molecule isoform X2 — translated: MAISGRVRALLSLLWFFQGDSQRVEMPRREREVVKGQMVVLQAWYSPTSDIGRNSVIWNFMANDSKQVISYSNGEPGIGSPEFRKRVGFSLSMPSSNLSIYINNTQESDSGRYLCNVIIPGAAGLSGEMRLNVKVPPSPPVCTMTGSSVLNGNVTLSCKSSSGEPIPHYKWTKNAPMSEVFFSPMQNERQGTLRLSNLTKSMSGKYVCRASNTAGSDTCSINLEVFTSSNSGAIAAATLGSIVGLVAIILFLIFMLRRRDHEEEIANDIKEDAQAPKRVSWAKSGTGSDIISKNGTLSSIATSPHPGDPQQLKNFPHPTAPASDTGSVLNAYRLRPGELNPLQGLPGYISGTLPPRHTRPLCVANNIDVTYPQGYSRPPSSNHISGTPPPGNTRLLSTSIIVDTPPHGFSQPPSFNHVGVTSPHGYSRPHSSNNIGAPSPQGHSRPPSSNNIGALSPHGHSRPPSLNHISGSSPHRHSQPPSSNHSRPPSISSMPHYGHSRSSSSNGAPPHSPPGHMVTDPDKTEGAQPQVPRPLTSPISSTTLACMGAVPVMVPAQSQAGSLV
- the LOC112265556 gene encoding endothelial cell-selective adhesion molecule isoform X1 yields the protein MCAKVQAGSWQIVTVHFEDEERRGEESAVYISTLGARGRQHKCDSQRVEMPRREREVVKGQMVVLQAWYSPTSDIGRNSVIWNFMANDSKQVISYSNGEPGIGSPEFRKRVGFSLSMPSSNLSIYINNTQESDSGRYLCNVIIPGAAGLSGEMRLNVKVPPSPPVCTMTGSSVLNGNVTLSCKSSSGEPIPHYKWTKNAPMSEVFFSPMQNERQGTLRLSNLTKSMSGKYVCRASNTAGSDTCSINLEVFTSSNSGAIAAATLGSIVGLVAIILFLIFMLRRRDHEEEIANDIKEDAQAPKRVSWAKSGTGSDIISKNGTLSSIATSPHPGDPQQLKNFPHPTAPASDTGSVLNAYRLRPGELNPLQGLPGYISGTLPPRHTRPLCVANNIDVTYPQGYSRPPSSNHISGTPPPGNTRLLSTSIIVDTPPHGFSQPPSFNHVGVTSPHGYSRPHSSNNIGAPSPQGHSRPPSSNNIGALSPHGHSRPPSLNHISGSSPHRHSQPPSSNHSRPPSISSMPHYGHSRSSSSNGAPPHSPPGHMVTDPDKTEGAQPQVPRPLTSPISSTTLACMGAVPVMVPAQSQAGSLV
- the LOC112265556 gene encoding endothelial cell-selective adhesion molecule isoform X3, with translation MIHLQLTISGDWPAPCDSQRVEMPRREREVVKGQMVVLQAWYSPTSDIGRNSVIWNFMANDSKQVISYSNGEPGIGSPEFRKRVGFSLSMPSSNLSIYINNTQESDSGRYLCNVIIPGAAGLSGEMRLNVKVPPSPPVCTMTGSSVLNGNVTLSCKSSSGEPIPHYKWTKNAPMSEVFFSPMQNERQGTLRLSNLTKSMSGKYVCRASNTAGSDTCSINLEVFTSSNSGAIAAATLGSIVGLVAIILFLIFMLRRRDHEEEIANDIKEDAQAPKRVSWAKSGTGSDIISKNGTLSSIATSPHPGDPQQLKNFPHPTAPASDTGSVLNAYRLRPGELNPLQGLPGYISGTLPPRHTRPLCVANNIDVTYPQGYSRPPSSNHISGTPPPGNTRLLSTSIIVDTPPHGFSQPPSFNHVGVTSPHGYSRPHSSNNIGAPSPQGHSRPPSSNNIGALSPHGHSRPPSLNHISGSSPHRHSQPPSSNHSRPPSISSMPHYGHSRSSSSNGAPPHSPPGHMVTDPDKTEGAQPQVPRPLTSPISSTTLACMGAVPVMVPAQSQAGSLV
- the LOC112265556 gene encoding endothelial cell-selective adhesion molecule isoform X4; its protein translation is MPRREREVVKGQMVVLQAWYSPTSDIGRNSVIWNFMANDSKQVISYSNGEPGIGSPEFRKRVGFSLSMPSSNLSIYINNTQESDSGRYLCNVIIPGAAGLSGEMRLNVKVPPSPPVCTMTGSSVLNGNVTLSCKSSSGEPIPHYKWTKNAPMSEVFFSPMQNERQGTLRLSNLTKSMSGKYVCRASNTAGSDTCSINLEVFTSSNSGAIAAATLGSIVGLVAIILFLIFMLRRRDHEEEIANDIKEDAQAPKRVSWAKSGTGSDIISKNGTLSSIATSPHPGDPQQLKNFPHPTAPASDTGSVLNAYRLRPGELNPLQGLPGYISGTLPPRHTRPLCVANNIDVTYPQGYSRPPSSNHISGTPPPGNTRLLSTSIIVDTPPHGFSQPPSFNHVGVTSPHGYSRPHSSNNIGAPSPQGHSRPPSSNNIGALSPHGHSRPPSLNHISGSSPHRHSQPPSSNHSRPPSISSMPHYGHSRSSSSNGAPPHSPPGHMVTDPDKTEGAQPQVPRPLTSPISSTTLACMGAVPVMVPAQSQAGSLV
- the LOC112265556 gene encoding endothelial cell-selective adhesion molecule isoform X5, whose protein sequence is MPSSNLSIYINNTQESDSGRYLCNVIIPGAAGLSGEMRLNVKVPPSPPVCTMTGSSVLNGNVTLSCKSSSGEPIPHYKWTKNAPMSEVFFSPMQNERQGTLRLSNLTKSMSGKYVCRASNTAGSDTCSINLEVFTSSNSGAIAAATLGSIVGLVAIILFLIFMLRRRDHEEEIANDIKEDAQAPKRVSWAKSGTGSDIISKNGTLSSIATSPHPGDPQQLKNFPHPTAPASDTGSVLNAYRLRPGELNPLQGLPGYISGTLPPRHTRPLCVANNIDVTYPQGYSRPPSSNHISGTPPPGNTRLLSTSIIVDTPPHGFSQPPSFNHVGVTSPHGYSRPHSSNNIGAPSPQGHSRPPSSNNIGALSPHGHSRPPSLNHISGSSPHRHSQPPSSNHSRPPSISSMPHYGHSRSSSSNGAPPHSPPGHMVTDPDKTEGAQPQVPRPLTSPISSTTLACMGAVPVMVPAQSQAGSLV